One stretch of Brevibacillus laterosporus DNA includes these proteins:
- a CDS encoding aminotransferase class I/II-fold pyridoxal phosphate-dependent enzyme, whose translation MAKTYIETLPEDAFSFIEAKLQKQKRPVINLAIGNPDGSPNPVLVEKLKEYISNPSFHGYGDFTPEIGKKLKKAITSYYERRFGVSLCHETEVLDVLGTKEGIYYLLSSLLDEGDSVLVPSPSYSVYMNCLHLVGGVPIYFPCDKETFLPDLTQISEEDLQKAKVMVLCSPGNPTATVLSKEYLAKVIALAKKYDFVVIHDLAYAEISYNDVEVPSILSLSGGKDVAVELYSLSKSCNVAGWRIGFALGNKKVLQGLRTMKFNIDFGMFLPFQSVAIDALNNMEYYASEQTKRYQERMDYFVPELQKLGWDVQKSKASFFIWTKIPEQYEKMGDQDFVSYLLDNAGILLSPGSGFGAGGAGYVRIALVKDIVVLEEVISRLKNIKVSMAT comes from the coding sequence ATGGCAAAAACCTACATCGAAACCCTTCCAGAAGATGCATTTAGCTTTATTGAGGCCAAGCTACAGAAGCAAAAGAGACCTGTAATTAATTTAGCAATCGGAAATCCAGATGGTTCACCAAATCCCGTATTAGTTGAAAAATTAAAAGAATACATTTCAAATCCAAGCTTTCATGGCTATGGCGATTTCACCCCCGAAATAGGGAAAAAATTAAAAAAGGCGATTACTTCTTATTATGAACGTCGTTTTGGAGTGAGCTTATGTCATGAAACTGAAGTTTTAGATGTATTAGGTACAAAAGAAGGGATTTACTATTTGCTATCTTCTCTGTTAGATGAAGGGGACAGTGTTCTTGTACCATCTCCTTCGTACAGCGTCTATATGAATTGTTTACATTTAGTAGGAGGGGTTCCTATTTATTTTCCTTGTGACAAAGAAACCTTCTTACCAGATTTAACTCAAATTTCAGAAGAAGATTTACAAAAAGCTAAAGTCATGGTTCTTTGTTCACCAGGAAATCCAACCGCAACCGTTTTATCCAAAGAGTATTTAGCAAAAGTCATTGCCCTTGCAAAAAAATATGATTTTGTTGTTATACATGATTTAGCTTATGCGGAAATCTCCTATAATGATGTAGAAGTACCTAGTATTCTATCATTATCCGGTGGGAAGGATGTTGCTGTTGAGCTGTATAGTTTGAGTAAATCTTGCAACGTAGCAGGGTGGCGTATTGGCTTTGCTTTAGGAAATAAAAAGGTATTACAAGGTTTAAGAACAATGAAGTTCAATATTGATTTTGGGATGTTTTTACCGTTCCAAAGTGTTGCAATAGATGCTTTAAATAATATGGAGTACTATGCTTCGGAGCAAACAAAACGATATCAAGAACGAATGGATTATTTTGTGCCAGAGCTTCAAAAATTAGGATGGGATGTTCAAAAATCAAAAGCATCTTTCTTTATTTGGACAAAAATCCCTGAACAGTATGAAAAAATGGGTGATCAAGATTTTGTAAGTTATCTCTTAGACAATGCGGGCATCTTACTTTCACCGGGGAGTGGATTTGGTGCGGGCGGAGCAGGTTACGTGCGTATAGCACTTGTCAAAGACATTGTAGTTTTAGAGGAAGTAATTTCACGCTTAAAAAATATAAAAGTAAGTATGGCAACGTAA
- a CDS encoding DMT family transporter, with protein sequence MFRYSFLVLLGACSIGVLAIFVKLAYRNGFTLGEVIGSQYLVGWLLLLLLTLLFFRHRVPLKQALVLFFAGTSASLTGICYYGALQTSIPASICIVLLFQFVWIGIIIEMISTKTLPSKEKVISVLFLLVGTALSSGLLEQSFHNLEIKGIILGLLSAISFACYIFVSGKVAVDIPAFPRSVLLITGALVLILIVFPPTFIYDGALGKGLWKYGIALGTFSIVIPSIAFSIGIPKIGSGLATILATAELPVTVILSVLILKEAVFFSQWIGVLLIFIGIAIPQLFHFTARAYKI encoded by the coding sequence TTGTTTCGTTATTCCTTTCTTGTTTTATTAGGAGCGTGTAGCATTGGCGTTTTGGCTATATTTGTAAAACTTGCGTATCGTAATGGTTTCACACTTGGAGAAGTCATTGGGAGTCAATATTTAGTTGGATGGCTGTTATTACTTTTACTGACGTTATTATTTTTTAGACACCGAGTCCCATTAAAACAAGCTCTTGTGTTATTTTTTGCAGGTACATCGGCTAGTTTAACTGGTATCTGTTATTATGGTGCATTACAAACAAGTATTCCTGCTTCTATCTGTATCGTTCTATTATTTCAATTCGTTTGGATCGGTATAATTATTGAGATGATCTCAACAAAGACATTACCCTCAAAAGAAAAAGTCATTTCTGTTTTATTCTTATTAGTTGGGACAGCTCTTTCAAGTGGCTTACTGGAACAATCCTTTCATAATCTTGAAATAAAAGGGATAATCTTAGGGTTATTATCAGCAATTTCTTTTGCATGTTATATTTTTGTTAGTGGAAAAGTAGCAGTGGACATTCCAGCATTTCCACGTAGTGTATTGCTCATAACTGGTGCACTGGTGCTAATCCTCATCGTTTTCCCACCAACATTTATTTATGATGGCGCACTTGGTAAGGGTTTATGGAAATATGGAATAGCTTTAGGAACTTTTAGTATTGTAATTCCTTCTATTGCCTTCTCAATTGGAATTCCGAAAATCGGTTCTGGGCTTGCTACTATTCTTGCGACAGCTGAGTTGCCAGTTACAGTGATTTTATCTGTACTTATTTTAAAAGAAGCTGTCTTTTTCTCACAGTGGATAGGTGTTCTGTTAATTTTCATAGGCATTGCGATTCCACAATTATTTCATTTCACAGCTCGTGCATATAAAATTTGA
- a CDS encoding amino acid adenylation domain-containing protein, with amino-acid sequence MHVEVVPSYSLTNAQKRIWFVENIYPDLGATNLATSFTFSTSLHHDILIKAIHQFISENDSIRLTTIFSQSCNDNKFPMQIIAEDIHPCIPIFDFRFHHQREQVIQEWLSQTTKKPFSFSEGPLYYFAILQKTDAETMLYMKFSHLIADGVAMLYAIKEIVSCYQHLARGEEREKQVKPSYIEMLNREREYLESKRFLLDEAYWSSQFENFPELVSLADHDGLSRNIASERHKLFIQDDLRDRIDSFCEEFGISPYVFFLATFYLYLYRITAKRDIIVGHIISNRSNVRDKHAFGMFASTIPFRHMVNPDLDFVSYCQEIAKEQRQMLRHQKYPYQNLLSKVREQHPNVQQLFTIAMEFQVLEFDMHDDLHYTSDIQFSGYEPQEIVLHIKDRRENKIYQLDFDHHLEIFTEEEIKIWSERYQKLIENALINPMKHIGELDLLTLEEKTKILVDWNRTEKEYPLEKTFVDLFKEQVRQIPGHHAVEFGEKTVSYLELDELSTRMAHSLRREAGPESIIAIMLPRSIEMIVSMLAVCKAGGAYVPIDPDYPSERIAYMLEDSAASVLITSGELDLSNIDFSGERIDVLQSLAEMNNETSVNSQSLETLCFPQPNDLAYVIYTSGSTGKPKGVMIEHKSLSNLIFATRDLYGFSKDTRIIQFSSFSFDASVREIFPALASGSTICMDTKERLLPGKQLIEWLHEKKINMAIIPPSVMAILPDAKLPYLRTLEVAGEACPATIAVRWGKGRRFMNSYGPTEATVCSSSGEYVETDKSEAIDKPVPPDIGRPTSNCKIFILDENQQPVPVGVIGEVYIGGAGIARGYLNREDLTREKFVYIEFEELWQGAIRLYRTGDLARFLPNGRIAYVGRIDDQVKIRGHRIEMGEIEQVLGNHPAVKQCVAVVEENRKYRKKLVVYAVPFSRYFDHSISLTGELRVFLQSQLPFFMIPNVIKIIKDIPLTPNGKIDRTKLNSVELNSKDDQTAYVAPVTEIERVLTKIWQEALGVERVGIHDHFFHIGGDSYRLLFAHQEINSIFRRNLPVIEMFRCPTIHTLAHRLSQEMSIVPTLDSNREIALKRKEAMQKQKQARKRGR; translated from the coding sequence ATGCATGTAGAAGTAGTTCCGTCCTATTCATTGACCAATGCGCAAAAGCGAATTTGGTTTGTGGAAAACATTTATCCAGATCTGGGGGCAACGAATCTTGCTACCTCATTTACATTTTCTACGAGTCTTCATCATGATATTTTGATTAAAGCAATACATCAATTTATCAGTGAGAATGACTCGATTCGCCTCACAACTATCTTCAGCCAATCCTGCAATGATAATAAATTCCCAATGCAAATCATTGCCGAAGACATCCATCCATGTATACCCATATTTGATTTTCGTTTTCATCATCAGAGAGAACAAGTTATTCAAGAGTGGTTAAGCCAAACGACTAAAAAGCCCTTTTCGTTTTCAGAAGGCCCACTATATTATTTTGCCATACTGCAAAAAACTGACGCAGAGACGATGCTGTATATGAAGTTCAGTCATCTGATTGCTGATGGTGTGGCTATGTTGTATGCAATAAAAGAGATTGTTTCTTGTTATCAGCATTTAGCAAGGGGAGAAGAGCGGGAGAAGCAAGTAAAACCCTCCTATATTGAAATGCTTAATAGAGAAAGGGAATATCTTGAGTCCAAACGATTTTTGTTGGACGAAGCCTATTGGAGCAGTCAATTCGAAAACTTCCCAGAATTAGTTAGCCTTGCTGATCATGATGGGCTGTCTCGAAATATTGCTAGTGAACGCCATAAATTGTTCATACAAGATGATTTGCGTGATCGCATTGATTCATTTTGTGAAGAATTTGGGATAAGTCCTTATGTGTTTTTCCTTGCAACCTTCTATCTTTACCTCTATCGGATTACAGCCAAGAGGGACATTATCGTAGGACATATTATTAGCAATCGTTCAAATGTACGTGATAAACATGCGTTTGGCATGTTTGCAAGCACAATACCATTTCGTCATATGGTAAATCCTGATTTAGATTTCGTCAGCTATTGTCAAGAGATTGCCAAAGAGCAAAGGCAAATGCTTCGACATCAAAAATATCCCTATCAGAATTTATTATCTAAGGTGAGGGAGCAGCACCCAAATGTACAGCAGCTATTTACAATTGCAATGGAATTTCAGGTATTAGAATTCGATATGCATGATGATCTGCATTATACATCTGACATACAATTCAGTGGATACGAGCCACAGGAGATAGTCCTACATATCAAAGACAGGCGTGAGAACAAAATTTATCAACTAGATTTTGATCACCATCTTGAGATATTTACTGAAGAAGAGATCAAGATATGGAGCGAACGATACCAAAAACTCATCGAAAACGCTCTGATAAACCCGATGAAACATATTGGAGAGTTAGATTTGCTTACTCTCGAAGAAAAAACAAAGATTTTGGTGGATTGGAATCGAACAGAGAAAGAATATCCGCTAGAGAAAACCTTTGTAGATTTATTTAAAGAACAAGTGAGACAGATACCTGGGCATCATGCGGTAGAGTTTGGGGAGAAAACGGTAAGTTACCTAGAATTAGATGAACTATCTACTCGTATGGCACATTCTTTGCGAAGAGAAGCTGGGCCAGAAAGCATTATTGCTATCATGCTTCCACGTAGCATTGAGATGATTGTAAGCATGTTAGCTGTATGTAAAGCGGGAGGTGCCTATGTGCCTATCGACCCTGATTACCCATCAGAACGCATTGCGTACATGTTGGAGGATAGTGCTGCATCCGTCTTAATCACTTCTGGAGAGCTTGATCTATCAAACATCGACTTTTCTGGTGAAAGGATAGATGTGCTACAGTCTCTAGCGGAAATGAATAATGAAACAAGTGTAAATAGCCAGTCTTTGGAGACACTATGCTTCCCGCAACCTAACGACTTGGCTTACGTCATCTATACCTCTGGTTCGACTGGCAAACCCAAAGGTGTCATGATTGAACACAAAAGCCTTAGCAATTTGATTTTTGCTACACGTGACTTGTATGGGTTTTCGAAAGATACTAGGATCATTCAATTCTCTTCATTCAGCTTTGATGCGTCTGTGCGTGAAATCTTCCCTGCACTTGCTAGCGGCAGTACAATATGCATGGATACGAAAGAACGCTTGCTTCCAGGAAAACAATTGATTGAGTGGTTGCATGAGAAGAAAATTAATATGGCAATAATTCCGCCCTCCGTAATGGCTATACTCCCTGATGCCAAACTACCTTACCTTCGCACTCTGGAGGTAGCTGGAGAAGCTTGTCCTGCTACTATTGCAGTTCGCTGGGGGAAAGGTCGTCGTTTTATGAATTCATATGGACCAACCGAAGCAACCGTATGTTCATCTAGTGGTGAATATGTAGAGACAGATAAATCAGAAGCGATAGACAAACCAGTACCACCGGATATTGGGAGGCCCACTTCAAATTGTAAAATATTTATTTTAGATGAGAACCAACAGCCTGTTCCTGTTGGTGTTATAGGTGAGGTGTACATCGGTGGTGCAGGTATAGCACGCGGATATTTGAATCGGGAGGACTTGACTAGGGAAAAGTTTGTCTATATTGAGTTTGAAGAGCTTTGGCAAGGGGCTATTCGACTTTATCGCACTGGAGATTTAGCCCGATTTTTACCGAATGGACGAATTGCATACGTAGGTCGGATTGATGATCAAGTAAAAATCCGTGGACACAGAATTGAAATGGGAGAAATCGAACAGGTTCTAGGCAATCATCCAGCCGTTAAGCAGTGTGTGGCAGTAGTGGAAGAAAATAGGAAATACAGGAAGAAGCTGGTGGTTTACGCTGTGCCGTTTTCTCGATATTTTGATCATTCTATTTCTCTAACAGGTGAATTGCGAGTATTTCTACAGAGCCAGCTTCCATTTTTCATGATTCCTAATGTAATCAAGATCATAAAAGATATTCCGTTGACTCCAAATGGCAAAATCGATCGCACAAAATTAAATAGTGTTGAATTAAACAGCAAGGATGATCAAACAGCTTATGTAGCTCCTGTCACCGAGATAGAAAGAGTTTTGACAAAAATTTGGCAGGAAGCACTAGGAGTTGAACGAGTAGGCATCCATGATCACTTTTTTCATATTGGTGGAGATTCCTATCGGTTACTATTTGCTCACCAAGAAATTAATTCAATATTCAGACGAAACTTACCGGTTATTGAGATGTTTCGTTGTCCCACTATACATACATTGGCACATAGACTCAGTCAAGAGATGAGTATCGTGCCAACATTGGATTCGAATAGAGAAATAGCTCTCAAACGAAAAGAAGCGATGCAGAAACAAAAACAAGCAAGAAAACGTGGGAGGTAA
- a CDS encoding glutamate decarboxylase, with protein sequence MIKKTIVEKEFLHPQEDNLETLLTKTALLQKQLKANNHLNPKFASETFLYKEELKKSYMPETGKNTEEVFTSLSEMFEGSIRPHSPYSLFNMVPSPLLDTVAATTMTQLYNSNSLMDAFGGKTILFEQRIARAIGRLVGWDQSYGISCNGGKLTLFYAIKSAISKIAPESRREGIPNDLVVLTNEGAHYCVEHVCSILGLGANQCIRIGTKEDWRMDIDKLKQVIQEQLAKGKRIAAIVCCGGTTINFACDDTNEVYQCVEQVFKETNQTYFPYFHLDSVIGWLWFHFMGLSEKEWEQRVENPEIRFKIKRAVQKMEGVSRFDSFGVDMHKNGLCPYSTSLFISKTDECFNRLNEGTYSYGENDYESGNFRAYRYTIENSRPATGIAAAWVAMNRLGKTGFQEYLVRLHTLSLLFKKEIENVSGLSVINTASLGWEIVFTISFNRIRLNSSDFDSSEIAKTFIQYCWNETNKGREIPLISIVPEFKVNPEDRMKIAFLLYPMSLFSEDKTGEIISKLASCIYEFEMKVISGEIVIENRLLEKPIR encoded by the coding sequence ATGATAAAAAAAACAATTGTAGAAAAAGAGTTTTTACATCCCCAAGAAGATAATTTAGAAACGTTATTAACCAAAACAGCCCTCCTTCAAAAACAGCTTAAAGCCAATAATCATCTTAACCCTAAATTCGCTTCAGAGACATTTCTTTATAAAGAAGAGTTAAAAAAGAGTTATATGCCTGAAACAGGAAAAAATACAGAGGAAGTCTTTACGAGCCTTTCTGAAATGTTCGAAGGAAGTATTCGACCACATTCCCCATATTCGCTCTTTAATATGGTCCCATCACCATTGTTAGATACAGTGGCTGCAACAACAATGACGCAATTATACAATTCAAATAGTCTAATGGATGCTTTTGGTGGAAAAACCATATTATTTGAACAACGCATAGCAAGGGCCATTGGTCGTTTAGTAGGCTGGGATCAATCGTATGGGATTTCTTGTAATGGCGGAAAATTAACACTTTTTTATGCCATAAAATCAGCAATTTCAAAAATCGCCCCCGAGTCAAGACGTGAAGGCATCCCAAATGATCTCGTCGTGTTAACAAATGAGGGAGCACACTATTGTGTTGAACATGTATGTTCAATACTTGGATTAGGAGCGAATCAATGTATTCGTATTGGAACAAAAGAAGATTGGCGTATGGATATAGATAAATTAAAACAGGTTATTCAAGAGCAATTAGCTAAAGGAAAGCGTATTGCAGCCATTGTATGCTGCGGTGGAACCACAATTAATTTTGCTTGTGATGATACAAATGAAGTTTATCAATGTGTAGAGCAGGTTTTTAAAGAAACGAACCAAACGTATTTCCCATATTTTCATCTAGATAGTGTTATCGGTTGGCTGTGGTTTCATTTTATGGGTTTAAGTGAAAAAGAATGGGAACAACGAGTTGAAAATCCTGAAATCCGTTTCAAAATTAAGCGAGCAGTACAAAAAATGGAAGGTGTTTCTCGTTTTGACTCATTCGGTGTAGATATGCATAAAAATGGTTTATGCCCATATTCAACAAGTTTATTTATTTCAAAAACAGATGAATGTTTTAATCGCTTGAATGAAGGTACATATTCATACGGAGAAAACGACTATGAATCTGGTAATTTTCGTGCCTATCGATACACCATTGAAAATTCTCGACCAGCTACCGGCATCGCTGCTGCTTGGGTAGCAATGAATCGTTTAGGGAAAACAGGTTTTCAAGAATATTTAGTCCGACTACATACATTAAGTTTATTGTTTAAAAAAGAAATAGAAAACGTAAGTGGTTTGTCTGTTATTAATACTGCTTCACTCGGCTGGGAAATTGTTTTTACGATTTCATTTAACCGAATTCGATTAAATTCTTCCGATTTTGATTCGAGTGAGATTGCCAAAACATTCATTCAATATTGTTGGAACGAAACTAATAAAGGACGAGAAATTCCATTAATTAGTATTGTACCAGAATTTAAAGTGAATCCAGAGGATAGAATGAAAATTGCTTTTTTACTATACCCAATGTCTTTATTTTCTGAGGATAAAACGGGAGAGATTATAAGCAAATTAGCATCATGTATTTACGAATTTGAAATGAAAGTAATATCAGGTGAAATTGTAATTGAGAATCGTCTCTTAGAAAAACCAATCCGCTGA